The following are from one region of the Actinoplanes sp. L3-i22 genome:
- the leuC gene encoding 3-isopropylmalate dehydratase large subunit: MVGVTPQSGKPRTLAEKVWDDHVVRTAEGEPDLLFIDLHLLHEVTSPQAFDGLRLAGRPVRRTDLTLATEDHNTPTGYADPSFNTRRGDLLTITDTVSRTQIETLRKNCAEFGVEIRPLGDVNQGIVHVIGPQLGLTQPGTTIVCGDSHTATHGAFGALAFGIGTSEVEHVLATQTLPQSKPKTMAVTVVGDLRPGVSAKDLILALITQTGTGGGNGHIVEYRGEAIRKLSMEGRMTICNMSIEWGAKAGMIAADETTFAYLKGRKHAPQGADWDAAVAYWKTLVTDEDAEFDTEIVLDASAISPFITWGTNPGQGAALDSVVPNPEDFLDEQERGAAERALAYMDLTPGTPFREVPVDVVFVGSCTNGRLEDLRAAADVIRGHKVADGVRMMIVPGSYVVREQAEAEGLDKIFTDAGAEWRFAGCSMCLGMNPDTLSPGQRAASTSNRNFEGRQGKGGRTHLVSPQVAAATAVIGKLAAPADL; encoded by the coding sequence ATGGTGGGAGTCACTCCCCAGAGCGGGAAACCCAGGACCCTGGCCGAGAAGGTCTGGGATGACCACGTGGTGCGCACGGCCGAGGGCGAGCCGGACCTGCTCTTCATCGACCTGCACCTGCTGCACGAGGTCACCAGCCCGCAGGCGTTCGACGGCCTGCGGTTGGCCGGCCGGCCCGTTCGACGGACCGACCTCACGCTCGCGACGGAAGACCACAACACCCCGACCGGGTACGCGGATCCGTCGTTCAACACCCGTCGCGGCGATCTCCTGACGATCACCGACACCGTCTCGCGCACCCAGATCGAGACGCTCCGGAAGAACTGCGCCGAGTTCGGTGTCGAGATCCGCCCGCTCGGTGACGTGAACCAGGGCATCGTGCACGTGATCGGCCCGCAGCTGGGCCTGACCCAGCCCGGCACCACGATCGTCTGCGGCGACTCGCACACCGCGACCCACGGCGCGTTCGGCGCGCTGGCCTTCGGCATCGGCACCAGCGAGGTCGAGCACGTGCTCGCCACCCAGACGCTGCCGCAGTCGAAGCCGAAGACGATGGCCGTCACGGTCGTCGGCGACCTGCGTCCCGGCGTGAGCGCGAAGGACCTGATCCTGGCGCTGATCACGCAGACCGGCACCGGCGGCGGCAACGGCCACATCGTGGAGTACCGGGGCGAGGCGATCCGCAAGCTCTCCATGGAGGGCCGGATGACGATCTGCAACATGTCGATCGAGTGGGGCGCCAAGGCCGGCATGATCGCGGCCGACGAGACCACGTTCGCGTACCTGAAGGGCCGCAAGCACGCCCCGCAGGGCGCCGACTGGGACGCCGCGGTGGCGTACTGGAAGACCCTCGTCACCGACGAGGACGCCGAGTTCGACACCGAGATCGTCCTGGACGCGTCGGCGATCAGCCCGTTCATCACCTGGGGCACCAACCCGGGCCAGGGCGCCGCACTGGACAGCGTCGTGCCGAACCCCGAGGACTTCCTGGACGAGCAGGAGCGTGGCGCCGCCGAGCGCGCGCTGGCGTACATGGACCTGACCCCGGGCACCCCGTTCCGCGAGGTCCCGGTCGACGTGGTCTTCGTCGGCTCCTGTACCAACGGCCGGCTGGAGGACCTGCGGGCCGCGGCCGACGTGATCCGTGGCCACAAGGTCGCCGACGGCGTCCGGATGATGATCGTCCCGGGCTCCTACGTCGTGCGCGAGCAGGCCGAGGCCGAGGGCCTGGACAAGATCTTCACGGACGCCGGCGCCGAGTGGCGCTTCGCCGGCTGCTCGATGTGCCTCGGCATGAACCCGGACACGCTCTCCCCCGGGCAGCGGGCGGCGTCCACCTCCAACCGCAACTTCGAGGGCCGGCAGGGCAAGGGCGGGCGTACCCACCTGGTGTCGCCGCAGGTCGCCGCGGCCACCGCGGTGATCGGCAAGCTGGCCGCTCCGGCCGACCTCTGA
- the cofC gene encoding 2-phospho-L-lactate guanylyltransferase → MTVVPVKGLSAAKSRLRGAVPEERHPELVLAMVRDTALAVLSATTVAELIIVTDDPVVAAAVRELGAKVAPDPGAGLNAALRFGADEVAGLDAYRAVLTGDLPALRPAQLDAALAAADRRTFVPDAEGTGTVLLAVPPRESLDPRFGPGSAAAHRASGATPLAGDWPGLRQDVDTPADLAAVLRLGAGERTRALLRDLGLSQACTPAACAG, encoded by the coding sequence ATGACGGTCGTGCCGGTCAAGGGGCTGAGTGCGGCGAAGAGCCGGTTGCGGGGCGCGGTTCCGGAGGAACGGCATCCGGAGCTGGTGCTCGCCATGGTGCGGGACACCGCCCTGGCTGTGTTGAGCGCCACCACCGTGGCCGAGTTGATCATCGTCACCGACGACCCGGTGGTGGCCGCGGCGGTCCGGGAGCTCGGGGCCAAGGTGGCGCCGGATCCCGGGGCCGGGCTGAACGCCGCCCTGCGGTTCGGCGCCGACGAGGTGGCCGGCCTCGACGCGTACCGCGCGGTCCTCACCGGCGACCTGCCCGCCCTGCGCCCCGCCCAGCTCGACGCCGCCCTGGCCGCGGCCGACCGGCGGACGTTCGTGCCGGACGCCGAGGGCACCGGCACGGTGCTGCTCGCCGTCCCGCCGCGGGAGTCGCTCGACCCGCGGTTCGGCCCGGGCTCGGCGGCCGCGCATCGGGCCTCCGGCGCGACCCCGCTGGCCGGCGACTGGCCGGGCCTCCGGCAGGACGTGGACACCCCCGCGGACCTGGCGGCCGTGCTCCGGCTGGGGGCCGGCGAGCGAACCCGGGCGCTGCTACGTGATCTCGGACTCAGCCAGGCGTGCACACCGGCCGCCTGCGCCGGGTAG
- a CDS encoding RNA degradosome polyphosphate kinase, protein MNPPRTPETRRRGPNGRFLPRPEPADGVAAIEPVPAEPVVEVEVAVNSTEVAVVPVEAASEAADVADDEYFLPDDRFLNREMSWLDFNARVLALAEDPGTPLLERAKFLAIFASNLDEFYMVRVAGLKRRLSAGLPVRGGDRSPLRLQIEMITGRTADLVTRHAACFADEVRPKLAAESIELVSWKELDAPEQGRLRTFFREQVFPVLTPLAVDPAHPFPYISSRSLNLAVALRYPDGDNPELFARIKVPNNVSRFVTVQNDGRGVRFLPIEELIANHLDQLFPGMQILEVHAFRVTRNAELEVDEDRDEDLLQALERELAQRRFGPPVRLEVAASISDHVLDLLVRELDMDSHDVLRVPGLLDLSALWQVFGECDRDDLKDRPFVPATHPQLADGEVPRSVFNRLRESDILVHHPYHSFSTSVQRFIEQAAADPNVLAIKQTLYRTSGDSPIVDALVDAAAAGKQVVVLVEVKARFDEVANIAWARTLERAGCHVVYGLVGLKTHCKTALVVRQEGNQLRRYCHIGTGNYHPKTARLYEDFGMLTADPEVGADVTDLFNVLTGYSRQTTFRRLLVAPHGVRKGLLERLEEQAKIARSGGEALVQFKVNSLVDEETTDALYRASQDGVKIDLIIRGMCAVRPGVPGLSENIRVRSIVGRFLEHSRIFRFGAGDDSEYWMGSADLMHRNLDRRVEALVKVTLPSAREEMRYVLELSMGEGTEGWDLDGDGLWHRNVGTPGKSQLHLQEALLRRVIGKKS, encoded by the coding sequence ATGAACCCGCCCCGGACCCCCGAGACCCGCCGGCGTGGCCCGAACGGCCGCTTTCTCCCCCGACCCGAGCCCGCCGACGGCGTCGCAGCAATCGAACCGGTCCCGGCCGAGCCCGTGGTGGAGGTAGAGGTAGCGGTGAACAGCACCGAGGTGGCAGTCGTCCCCGTCGAGGCCGCGTCGGAGGCGGCCGACGTCGCCGACGACGAGTACTTCCTGCCCGACGACCGGTTCCTGAACCGGGAGATGTCCTGGCTGGACTTCAACGCGCGGGTGCTCGCGCTCGCCGAGGACCCGGGCACCCCGCTGCTGGAGCGCGCCAAGTTCCTCGCGATCTTCGCCAGCAACCTGGACGAGTTCTACATGGTCCGGGTGGCCGGCCTGAAGCGCCGGCTGAGCGCCGGCCTGCCGGTCCGCGGCGGGGACCGATCTCCCCTGCGGCTGCAGATCGAGATGATCACCGGGCGGACGGCGGACCTGGTCACCCGGCACGCCGCCTGCTTCGCCGACGAGGTCCGGCCGAAACTGGCCGCGGAGAGCATCGAGCTGGTCAGCTGGAAGGAGCTGGACGCGCCGGAGCAGGGCCGGCTGCGTACGTTCTTCCGCGAGCAGGTGTTCCCGGTCCTCACGCCGCTGGCGGTGGATCCGGCGCACCCGTTCCCGTACATCTCGAGCCGGTCTTTGAATTTGGCCGTTGCCCTTCGCTATCCGGACGGTGACAACCCCGAGTTGTTCGCCCGGATCAAGGTGCCGAACAACGTGTCCCGCTTCGTGACCGTGCAGAACGACGGCCGTGGCGTGCGGTTCCTCCCGATCGAGGAGTTGATCGCCAACCACCTCGACCAGCTGTTCCCGGGCATGCAGATCCTCGAGGTGCACGCGTTCCGGGTGACCCGCAACGCCGAGCTGGAGGTCGACGAGGACCGCGACGAGGACCTGCTGCAGGCCCTGGAGCGGGAGCTGGCGCAGCGCCGGTTCGGCCCGCCGGTCCGGCTCGAGGTGGCCGCCTCGATCAGCGACCACGTGCTCGACCTGCTGGTCCGCGAGCTCGACATGGACAGCCACGACGTGCTGCGGGTGCCCGGTCTGCTCGACCTGTCGGCGCTCTGGCAGGTCTTCGGCGAGTGCGACCGGGATGATCTGAAGGACCGCCCTTTCGTCCCGGCCACGCATCCGCAGCTGGCCGACGGCGAGGTCCCGCGGAGCGTGTTCAACCGGTTGCGTGAGTCGGACATCCTGGTCCACCACCCGTACCACTCGTTCTCCACCAGCGTGCAGCGGTTCATCGAGCAGGCCGCGGCGGATCCGAACGTGCTGGCCATCAAGCAGACGCTGTACCGCACGTCGGGCGACTCACCGATCGTCGACGCGCTGGTCGACGCGGCCGCCGCCGGCAAGCAGGTGGTGGTGCTGGTCGAGGTGAAGGCCCGGTTCGACGAGGTGGCCAACATCGCCTGGGCGCGCACCCTGGAGCGGGCCGGCTGCCACGTGGTCTACGGCCTGGTCGGGCTGAAGACGCACTGCAAGACCGCCCTGGTGGTCCGGCAGGAAGGCAACCAGCTGCGGCGCTACTGCCACATCGGCACGGGCAACTACCACCCCAAGACCGCCCGGCTGTACGAGGACTTCGGCATGCTGACCGCCGACCCCGAGGTGGGGGCGGACGTCACCGACCTGTTCAACGTGCTCACCGGATACAGCCGGCAGACCACGTTCCGGCGCCTGCTGGTCGCCCCGCACGGGGTCCGCAAGGGCCTGCTGGAGCGGCTCGAGGAGCAGGCCAAGATCGCCCGCTCGGGCGGCGAGGCGCTGGTCCAGTTCAAGGTGAACTCGCTGGTCGACGAGGAGACCACGGACGCGCTCTACCGCGCCTCGCAGGACGGCGTGAAGATCGACCTGATCATCCGCGGGATGTGCGCGGTGCGCCCGGGCGTGCCCGGCCTGTCGGAGAACATCCGGGTCCGCTCGATCGTCGGCCGGTTCCTGGAGCACTCGCGGATCTTCCGGTTCGGCGCCGGCGACGACTCGGAGTACTGGATGGGCTCGGCCGACCTGATGCACCGCAACCTGGACCGCCGGGTCGAGGCACTGGTCAAGGTGACCCTGCCGTCGGCGCGCGAGGAGATGCGCTACGTGCTGGAGCTGTCGATGGGCGAGGGCACCGAGGGCTGGGACCTGGACGGCGACGGCCTCTGGCACCGCAACGTCGGCACCCCCGGCAAATCGCAGCTCCACCTGCAGGAGGCCCTGCTGCGGCGCGTCATCGGCAAGAAGAGCTGA
- a CDS encoding NAD(P)H-dependent glycerol-3-phosphate dehydrogenase: protein MRAAVIGSGAWGTAFAKVLGEAGSEVTVWARREKVAAEIREQHGNEGSLPGIRLSERVTATTDLAEAVAGAELIAIAVPSQTLRGNLADWAEFFPADATVVSLMKGIELGTLKRMSEVIVETAGVAADRVVVVSGPNLAPEIAAEQPTATVVACTDEARARQVQHALATPYFRPYTSDDVLGCELGGATKNVIALAYGMASAIGLGDNTKASLITRGLAETSRLGVALGADPLTFAGLAGLGDLVASCCSPLARNRTFGEHLGRGDSLEQAQIATRQTAEGVKSCLSIRDLARAHGVEMPIVEQVERVCHEGADPRVAVKLLMTREMKPES, encoded by the coding sequence ATGAGGGCCGCCGTCATCGGATCCGGAGCCTGGGGCACGGCGTTCGCCAAGGTGCTCGGCGAGGCCGGCTCGGAGGTCACCGTGTGGGCGCGCCGGGAGAAGGTCGCCGCGGAGATCCGGGAGCAGCACGGCAACGAGGGCTCGCTGCCCGGCATCCGGCTGTCCGAGCGGGTCACCGCGACGACCGACCTGGCCGAGGCGGTGGCCGGCGCCGAGCTGATCGCGATCGCGGTCCCCTCCCAGACGCTGCGCGGGAACCTGGCCGACTGGGCCGAGTTCTTCCCGGCGGACGCCACGGTCGTCTCCCTGATGAAGGGCATCGAGCTCGGCACGCTCAAGCGGATGAGCGAGGTGATCGTGGAGACCGCCGGCGTCGCGGCCGACCGCGTCGTGGTCGTCTCCGGCCCGAACCTGGCCCCCGAGATCGCCGCCGAGCAGCCCACCGCGACCGTGGTGGCCTGCACCGACGAGGCCCGGGCCCGCCAGGTCCAGCACGCCCTGGCCACCCCGTACTTCCGTCCCTACACCAGCGACGACGTGCTCGGCTGCGAGCTGGGCGGCGCGACCAAGAACGTGATCGCCCTGGCCTACGGGATGGCCTCGGCGATCGGGCTCGGCGACAACACCAAGGCCTCGCTGATCACCCGCGGCCTGGCCGAGACGTCCCGCCTCGGCGTGGCGCTCGGCGCCGACCCGCTCACCTTCGCCGGCCTGGCCGGCCTCGGCGACCTGGTCGCCTCCTGCTGCTCCCCGCTGGCCCGGAACCGGACCTTCGGCGAGCACCTGGGCCGCGGCGACAGCCTGGAGCAGGCGCAGATCGCCACCCGGCAGACCGCCGAGGGCGTCAAGAGCTGCCTGTCCATCCGCGACCTGGCCCGGGCGCACGGCGTCGAGATGCCGATCGTGGAACAGGTCGAGCGGGTCTGCCACGAGGGCGCCGACCCGCGCGTCGCCGTCAAGCTGCTGATGACCCGAGAGATGAAACCCGAATCATGA
- a CDS encoding NUDIX hydrolase has product MPEPVRAAGGVLYRPGAGGVPEICLVHRPRYDDWSLPKGTYKPDEPALAAAIREVAEETGAAGSPELGLPEVTYRLPDGRPKTVRFWLMRAADDGPIQDTAEVDELAWLPLPEAAARLTYPAERPLLDLVAGLPPVTSVVALVRHAHAGERKHWSGPDSLRPISSKGAKQAARVAERLATFGPHRLFAATPLRCSQTLQPLARATRLPLVVDNAFAEPETAEELPGRLAAARARLAQVRTAGRVVVCSQGKVIPALLASVARDPDVAAYRTRKGEGWLLTWSGERLLGISRW; this is encoded by the coding sequence ATGCCCGAACCGGTCCGCGCGGCCGGCGGTGTGCTCTACCGCCCCGGAGCGGGTGGCGTGCCCGAGATCTGTCTGGTGCACCGCCCGCGGTACGACGACTGGAGCCTGCCGAAGGGCACCTACAAGCCGGACGAGCCCGCGCTGGCCGCCGCGATCCGCGAGGTGGCCGAGGAGACCGGCGCGGCCGGCAGTCCGGAGCTGGGGCTGCCCGAGGTGACGTACCGGTTGCCCGACGGGCGGCCGAAGACCGTGCGGTTCTGGTTGATGCGCGCCGCGGACGACGGCCCGATCCAGGACACCGCCGAGGTCGACGAGCTGGCCTGGCTGCCGTTGCCGGAGGCCGCGGCGCGGCTCACCTACCCGGCCGAGCGCCCGCTGCTCGACCTGGTCGCCGGCCTGCCGCCGGTGACGTCGGTGGTGGCGCTGGTCCGGCACGCGCACGCCGGCGAGCGCAAGCACTGGTCCGGTCCGGACTCGCTGCGCCCGATCAGCTCGAAGGGCGCCAAGCAGGCCGCCCGGGTCGCCGAGCGGCTCGCCACGTTCGGTCCGCACCGGCTCTTCGCCGCCACCCCGCTGCGCTGCTCGCAGACCCTGCAGCCGCTGGCCCGGGCGACCCGGCTGCCGCTGGTGGTGGACAACGCGTTCGCCGAGCCGGAGACCGCCGAGGAGCTGCCCGGCCGGCTGGCCGCGGCCCGGGCCCGGCTGGCCCAGGTACGGACCGCCGGCCGGGTCGTGGTGTGCAGCCAGGGCAAGGTGATCCCGGCCCTGCTGGCCTCGGTCGCCCGGGACCCGGACGTGGCCGCCTACCGCACCCGCAAGGGCGAGGGCTGGCTGCTCACCTGGTCCGGCGAGAGACTGCTAGGGATCTCCCGCTGGTGA
- a CDS encoding 1-acyl-sn-glycerol-3-phosphate acyltransferase, whose translation MTQQRLGFWQRFAVMLVIPTMTLWTKRTWLGKEKLPKSGGVILVPNHVSHFDPLVVAHYIYKVGRWPRFLGKASLWRVPLVGPLLVKTLQVPVERGSVEAVKSLETLVAALDEGGAVVIYPEGTTTREPDLWPMRGKTGAARLALLTGAPVVPIANWGAQRVFDPRTNKLKMTRAAVTVTTGDPIDLSRWSGAEPTRQVLEEMTEKIMLGIRDLLGTIRDGEPPALYDRPARRVTKSEDAS comes from the coding sequence GTGACGCAGCAGCGGCTCGGATTCTGGCAGCGTTTCGCGGTGATGCTGGTGATTCCCACGATGACGCTCTGGACGAAGCGGACCTGGCTCGGGAAGGAGAAGCTCCCGAAGTCGGGCGGTGTGATCCTGGTCCCCAACCACGTGTCGCACTTCGACCCGCTCGTGGTGGCGCACTACATCTACAAGGTCGGCCGCTGGCCCCGCTTCCTCGGCAAGGCCAGCCTGTGGCGGGTGCCACTGGTGGGGCCACTGCTGGTCAAGACCCTGCAGGTGCCGGTGGAACGCGGCAGTGTGGAGGCGGTGAAGTCGCTGGAGACGCTGGTCGCCGCACTGGACGAGGGCGGCGCGGTGGTGATCTACCCGGAGGGCACCACCACCCGGGAGCCGGACCTGTGGCCGATGCGCGGCAAGACCGGCGCGGCCCGGCTGGCCCTGCTCACCGGCGCCCCGGTGGTGCCGATCGCGAACTGGGGCGCCCAGCGCGTGTTCGACCCGCGGACCAACAAGCTCAAGATGACCCGGGCCGCCGTGACGGTCACCACCGGCGACCCGATCGACCTGAGCCGCTGGTCCGGCGCCGAGCCGACCCGTCAGGTGCTGGAGGAGATGACCGAGAAGATCATGCTCGGCATCCGTGATCTGCTCGGTACGATCCGCGACGGCGAACCGCCGGCGCTCTACGACCGGCCCGCGCGACGGGTCACGAAATCGGAGGACGCGTCATGA
- a CDS encoding cystathionine gamma-lyase encodes MTYADGTRSVHAGLPEPVVGEPFLPGPVFAAPYHLDPVTGPGEHGYARTEQPTREALEAAIGELEGGPALAFASGQAAVTAMLLSVVKAGDTVALPGDGYFPVRAFARGALADLGVASVLVPTAGPYPDFAGLRLVMVETPANPGLDVADIRALAAAAHAAGALLAVDNTAATPLGQNPLALGADLVVASGTKALTGHSDLLLGYVAATDPELLAKVENWRKLTGGVPGAFDCWLAHRSIATMDLRLARQSQNAAAVAELLAGRSDVTGLRWPGLATDPSYRIAREQMRRIPGIVAFDLGSAERVARFLTAAKLVFAATSFGGVHTTADRRAQFGDDTSPGFVRFSCGIEDTADLVADVSQALDASK; translated from the coding sequence ATGACGTACGCCGATGGCACCCGCTCTGTTCATGCCGGGCTTCCGGAGCCGGTGGTCGGCGAGCCGTTCCTGCCCGGGCCGGTGTTCGCCGCGCCGTACCATCTCGACCCGGTGACCGGGCCGGGCGAGCACGGCTACGCGCGCACCGAGCAACCCACCCGCGAGGCGCTCGAGGCCGCGATCGGTGAGCTGGAGGGCGGTCCGGCGCTGGCTTTCGCCAGCGGCCAGGCGGCCGTCACGGCGATGCTCCTGTCGGTGGTCAAGGCAGGCGACACGGTCGCGCTCCCGGGCGACGGCTATTTCCCGGTACGGGCGTTCGCCCGCGGCGCGCTGGCCGACCTGGGCGTGGCGAGCGTGCTCGTGCCGACCGCCGGGCCGTACCCGGACTTCGCCGGTCTGCGCCTGGTGATGGTGGAGACCCCGGCGAACCCCGGCCTGGACGTCGCCGACATCCGCGCGCTGGCCGCCGCCGCGCACGCCGCCGGGGCGCTGCTCGCCGTCGACAACACCGCGGCCACCCCGCTCGGGCAGAACCCGCTGGCCCTCGGCGCGGACCTGGTCGTGGCGTCCGGCACGAAAGCCCTGACCGGCCACTCCGACCTGCTGCTCGGCTACGTGGCGGCGACCGACCCGGAGCTGCTGGCCAAGGTCGAGAACTGGCGGAAGCTGACCGGCGGGGTGCCCGGCGCGTTCGACTGCTGGCTGGCGCACCGCTCGATCGCCACGATGGACCTGCGGCTGGCCCGGCAGAGCCAGAACGCGGCCGCGGTCGCCGAGCTGCTGGCCGGGCGCTCCGACGTGACCGGGCTGCGGTGGCCCGGGTTGGCCACCGACCCGTCGTACCGAATCGCTCGTGAGCAGATGCGGCGGATTCCCGGAATCGTCGCGTTCGACCTGGGCAGCGCCGAGCGGGTGGCCCGGTTCCTGACCGCGGCGAAGCTGGTGTTCGCGGCGACCTCGTTCGGCGGCGTGCACACCACGGCCGACCGGCGGGCGCAGTTCGGCGACGACACGTCCCCCGGGTTCGTCCGGTTCTCCTGCGGCATCGAGGACACCGCCGACCTGGTCGCCGACGTGAGCCAGGCGCTGGACGCCTCGAAGTGA
- a CDS encoding HU family DNA-binding protein, with product MNKAELIEALAVKLGDKKTATIALDAFISEVQNAVAKGDKVSLTGFGSWEKRTRNARTARNPRTGEAVKVKKTSVAAFRAGNTFRELVASGKPAKAATAKKTAATKAATPAKTTATTARKTAATKAAPVKTTATAARKTAATKAAPATKATATKAATKTAAKTAAKPATTTTKAAAKKTATTAAAPAKKTTATTAAAKKTTATKTTAGKTAAAKKTATPAKKATARKTAAPVASSARAKSPATARAASSRKAR from the coding sequence GTGAACAAGGCCGAGCTCATTGAGGCGCTCGCCGTCAAGCTGGGGGACAAGAAGACGGCGACGATTGCCCTGGACGCGTTCATCAGTGAGGTGCAGAACGCCGTCGCCAAGGGTGACAAAGTTTCCCTCACCGGCTTCGGATCCTGGGAGAAGCGGACGCGTAATGCGCGCACCGCAAGGAATCCGCGAACCGGTGAGGCCGTGAAGGTGAAGAAGACGTCGGTCGCCGCATTCCGGGCCGGCAACACCTTCCGGGAACTCGTCGCCAGTGGAAAGCCCGCCAAGGCCGCGACGGCGAAGAAGACCGCCGCGACCAAGGCAGCCACCCCGGCGAAGACGACTGCCACCACTGCCCGGAAGACCGCGGCCACCAAGGCCGCGCCGGTGAAGACGACGGCCACCGCGGCACGGAAGACGGCCGCGACCAAGGCCGCGCCGGCGACCAAGGCGACCGCCACCAAGGCGGCGACCAAGACGGCGGCGAAGACGGCTGCGAAGCCGGCGACGACGACGACCAAGGCGGCGGCCAAGAAGACCGCCACGACGGCGGCGGCACCGGCGAAGAAGACGACGGCGACGACCGCGGCGGCAAAGAAGACCACCGCGACCAAGACCACCGCCGGCAAGACCGCGGCGGCCAAGAAGACGGCGACGCCGGCGAAGAAGGCCACGGCTCGTAAGACCGCGGCGCCGGTGGCGTCCTCGGCGCGTGCCAAGAGCCCGGCGACGGCCCGGGCGGCGTCCAGCCGCAAGGCTCGCTGA
- a CDS encoding IclR family transcriptional regulator: MSGVGVLDKAVVILAACVDGASLAELVERTKLPRATAHRLAQALEIHRMLVRDTQGRWRPGPRLGELANAAPDVLLTAAEPLLSALRDATGESAQLYLRRADERICVAAAERASGLRDTVPVGSVLPMVAGSAAQILLAWEPPEAVMPLLPRCKFTGRTLAEVRRRGWAQSVAEREPGVASVSAPIRDRTGRVIASISISGPIERLGRRPGERHAMAVVRAGQRLSGL, translated from the coding sequence ATGAGCGGTGTTGGCGTTCTCGACAAGGCGGTTGTCATCCTCGCCGCCTGTGTCGACGGCGCCAGCCTGGCCGAGTTAGTCGAGCGCACGAAGCTGCCCCGGGCGACCGCACATCGCCTGGCCCAGGCCCTGGAGATCCATCGGATGCTGGTCCGGGACACGCAGGGAAGATGGCGTCCCGGGCCCCGTCTGGGCGAGTTGGCGAACGCCGCACCGGACGTTCTGCTGACCGCCGCGGAGCCCCTGCTTTCCGCATTGCGGGACGCGACGGGAGAGAGTGCACAGCTTTACTTGCGCCGGGCGGACGAACGGATCTGCGTCGCCGCGGCCGAGCGCGCCAGCGGTCTTCGCGACACCGTCCCGGTCGGCTCGGTGCTCCCGATGGTCGCCGGTTCGGCCGCGCAGATCCTGCTCGCGTGGGAGCCGCCGGAGGCGGTGATGCCGCTGCTGCCGCGCTGCAAGTTCACCGGCCGCACCCTCGCCGAGGTCCGCCGCCGCGGCTGGGCGCAGAGCGTCGCCGAGCGCGAGCCGGGCGTGGCGAGCGTCTCCGCCCCGATCCGCGACCGCACCGGCCGGGTGATCGCGTCGATTTCAATAAGCGGTCCGATCGAACGACTGGGCCGCCGCCCCGGCGAGCGTCACGCGATGGCCGTCGTCCGCGCCGGCCAGCGCCTCTCCGGCCTGTAG
- a CDS encoding cold-shock protein: MQGTIATFDAGTHHGTLLLDDGSELAFGAEAFARSGLRLLRLGQRVSIEAEPDGRVHRVLIPGIA, from the coding sequence ATGCAGGGCACCATCGCCACGTTCGACGCGGGCACCCACCACGGCACGCTGCTCCTCGACGACGGCTCTGAGCTGGCCTTCGGGGCGGAAGCGTTCGCCCGTTCCGGTTTGCGCCTGCTGAGACTCGGGCAACGTGTCTCGATCGAGGCGGAACCGGACGGCCGGGTGCACCGGGTGTTAATTCCCGGAATCGCCTGA
- the leuD gene encoding 3-isopropylmalate dehydratase small subunit produces the protein MDKFVTHSGKVMPLRRSDVDTDQIIPAVYLKRVTRTGFEDGLFSAWREDPSFVLHNPAHAGATILVAGPNFGTGSSRQHAVWALRDWGFKVVIAARFGDIFRGNALKEGLLPVQLDQKIVESLWDLAESEPEKQITVDLDARAVRVDDAAYPFPIDDFSRWRLMEGLDDIGLTLRHEDAISAYEKDRPSFKPVVVL, from the coding sequence ATGGACAAATTCGTCACCCACAGCGGCAAGGTCATGCCGCTGCGCCGTTCCGATGTGGACACCGACCAGATCATCCCGGCGGTGTACCTCAAGCGGGTCACCCGCACCGGCTTCGAGGACGGCCTCTTCAGCGCCTGGCGCGAGGACCCGAGCTTCGTGCTGCACAACCCGGCCCACGCCGGCGCCACCATCCTGGTGGCCGGGCCGAACTTCGGCACCGGCTCGTCCCGTCAGCACGCCGTCTGGGCCCTGCGCGACTGGGGCTTCAAGGTGGTGATCGCGGCCCGGTTCGGCGACATCTTCCGGGGCAACGCGCTCAAGGAGGGGCTGCTCCCGGTCCAGCTGGACCAGAAGATCGTGGAGAGCCTCTGGGACCTCGCCGAGAGCGAGCCGGAAAAGCAGATAACCGTTGATCTCGATGCCCGGGCGGTCCGCGTGGACGACGCGGCATACCCGTTCCCGATCGACGATTTCAGCCGTTGGCGTCTCATGGAGGGGCTCGACGACATCGGACTGACGTTGCGCCACGAGGACGCGATTAGCGCGTACGAGAAGGACCGCCCGTCTTTCAAGCCGGTCGTCGTTCTTTAA